Proteins encoded together in one Myxococcales bacterium window:
- a CDS encoding DUF559 domain-containing protein: MRFLFPSLHHDRTFLTPCAQYSGRNPTPSERILWEALRGRRLGVKFRRQVVLGTVIVDFFAPEPRLAVEVDGSAHIGRERQDRQRDAYLASYGVRVVRVKAWHVERELHAVLVRIRTALR, from the coding sequence ATGCGTTTTCTCTTTCCGTCCCTGCACCACGATCGCACCTTTCTCACCCCGTGCGCCCAGTACTCCGGGCGCAACCCCACGCCGTCGGAGCGCATCCTTTGGGAGGCACTGCGCGGGCGCCGGCTCGGCGTCAAGTTCCGGCGCCAGGTCGTCCTCGGCACTGTCATCGTCGACTTCTTTGCGCCGGAGCCGAGGCTCGCGGTCGAGGTCGACGGCTCCGCGCACATCGGCCGCGAGCGGCAGGACCGCCAGCGGGACGCATACCTCGCGAGCTACGGCGTGCGCGTCGTTCGGGTGAAGGCGTGGCACGTGGAGCGCGAGCTCCACGCGGTTCTCGTGCGCATTCGCACGGCGCTCCGGTGA
- a CDS encoding M15 family metallopeptidase, whose product MRSSLRALPFALTTALVALGACAKSTPQAPQEPAADAAVDASPRDAALAMDASASADATTPDDASGEPQTALPKDPYGAMKESARIACAVLAKGAQKNFLAPRDLKASFVDGDDLLALVNRSPQGALAPDYAPTDMVDIVKFQPRSPADCEKYQCLRKDAASAMKELLAAMARAGVPGHIESVYRSYLAQCVTFQGWVKRSDFCSAAEQSALPGHSQHQLGTTIDLFTAEWKASGETVFRQGFGCTKGGKWLVEHAWEHGFVFPYPIHPDDLHEKETCIPRGDHEVPINPKTGYRYEHWHVRYIGKDAARELHAAESAKDPHDPDAISLEQWIRQKRGLRGDTDVSVCDGCNCGACASLDEANACGTRAIALDTSGLPKTSASAPTITAAKLVAPPEAKGWSGAVLSVELDVPEHTLTQPPLVGLPGPGFADTSITTSAFVPLPQTKPRAYPALAGAVRVGVRVVGSGPAFPYTFGLGEPQVGRTYNRANLLLPAPSGKKAFLAPLPKLEGELEVAVLKGGRVEGPVVRVAPKP is encoded by the coding sequence ATGAGGTCCTCGCTGCGCGCCCTGCCCTTCGCCCTGACGACCGCGCTCGTCGCGCTCGGCGCGTGCGCCAAGAGCACACCCCAGGCCCCTCAAGAGCCCGCGGCCGACGCCGCCGTCGACGCCTCTCCCCGCGACGCCGCCCTCGCCATGGACGCGAGCGCCTCGGCCGACGCGACGACCCCGGACGACGCCAGCGGCGAGCCCCAGACCGCCCTCCCGAAGGACCCCTACGGCGCCATGAAAGAGAGCGCCCGCATCGCCTGCGCCGTCCTCGCCAAGGGCGCCCAGAAGAACTTCCTCGCCCCGCGCGACCTCAAGGCCTCCTTCGTCGACGGCGACGATCTCCTCGCACTCGTCAACCGCTCCCCCCAAGGCGCACTCGCACCCGACTACGCACCGACCGACATGGTCGACATCGTCAAGTTCCAGCCCCGCTCCCCCGCCGACTGCGAAAAGTACCAGTGCCTCCGCAAAGATGCGGCGAGCGCCATGAAGGAGCTCCTCGCCGCCATGGCGCGCGCCGGCGTCCCCGGCCACATCGAGTCCGTCTACCGCAGCTACCTCGCCCAGTGTGTCACCTTCCAAGGTTGGGTGAAGCGCAGCGACTTCTGCTCCGCCGCAGAGCAGTCCGCCCTCCCGGGCCATAGCCAACACCAGCTCGGCACCACCATCGACCTCTTCACCGCCGAGTGGAAGGCCTCGGGCGAGACCGTCTTCCGCCAGGGCTTCGGCTGCACCAAGGGCGGAAAGTGGCTCGTCGAGCACGCCTGGGAGCACGGCTTCGTCTTCCCCTATCCCATCCACCCCGACGACCTCCACGAGAAGGAGACCTGCATCCCCCGGGGCGATCATGAGGTGCCCATCAACCCGAAGACCGGCTACCGCTACGAGCACTGGCACGTGCGCTACATCGGAAAAGACGCCGCGCGCGAGCTCCACGCCGCCGAGTCCGCGAAGGACCCGCACGACCCCGACGCCATCTCCCTCGAGCAGTGGATCCGCCAAAAGCGCGGCCTCCGCGGCGACACCGACGTCTCCGTGTGCGACGGCTGCAACTGCGGCGCGTGCGCGAGCCTCGACGAGGCCAACGCGTGCGGAACACGCGCCATCGCCCTCGACACCTCGGGCCTCCCGAAGACGAGCGCGAGCGCGCCCACGATCACCGCGGCGAAGCTCGTCGCGCCCCCCGAGGCGAAGGGCTGGTCCGGCGCCGTGCTCTCCGTCGAGCTCGACGTGCCCGAGCACACGCTCACGCAGCCTCCCCTCGTGGGCCTCCCCGGCCCTGGCTTCGCCGACACGTCGATCACGACGAGCGCGTTCGTCCCGCTCCCGCAGACGAAGCCCCGCGCGTACCCGGCCCTCGCAGGCGCCGTGCGTGTGGGCGTTCGTGTCGTGGGCTCGGGCCCCGCGTTCCCGTACACGTTCGGCCTCGGCGAGCCGCAGGTCGGGCGCACCTACAACCGCGCGAACCTGCTCCTCCCCGCGCCGAGCGGCAAAAAGGCGTTCCTCGCGCCGCTCCCGAAGCTCGAGGGCGAGCTCGAGGTCGCCGTGCTCAAGGGCGGCCGCGTCGAAGGCCCCGTCGTCCGCGTGGCTCCGAAGCCGTGA
- a CDS encoding right-handed parallel beta-helix repeat-containing protein has product MVGVIVAGDAVCVVGWDTGANRAEVARATRLNLATSKTVFGVTEAVNGGAGTASVLVAGEVAKQAVTSLGAGGAGTSYVVATDVNAGTAADQCRLIRVERPDGSEYVVGTCDEGGNLAIQPRASRDTSARLMFNVRSYGVTGAGSDETAISAAATAAAASSGGILHFPPGTYVTSPASTLTIPANVQVFFDEGATLEPNGASVTIEGRILAHPNQTLFGGTGFRSAVTPSGAMLPVVTISGEPARDYDFVVAIDAGNSSLFRYSLDGGTSYFPAPPAAPLTLPVGSIFTFPATGITAAFPAGVYVAGSSYTWSTRRAVSVGPASFPSFNVVNFGAVPYDAIVGGMTDSAPAIQACIDAVPNLPGYALGAVVHVPPGYYRIGSTLEIGRGVLLRGAGSHRYGDYAPRSVLLADEGVTAIRTWHGSMGLPDDFIADGCAIEDLMCQAVGHSVPGACGLEMFTATFINRCTFAGFSSHGIRIDTTAGGSASNWQIQWSRATENGGDGLHTVGFNSNVGLAIGFDAQGNKGYGIYEASALGCTYISCHTAENLKGGFCVAPGLPGASTFVGCYHEGDQPPNAFEANNLTVLGGFGEAGETPRSSYYGGYAHQAQPVTFVSTTGPALTAQGTNPPTLRLRGYLIEPYAAVRIEVTTAGYPDGKNAWGEAAGASAEYRWSIDDGTTWNGPFPIPPTHDAYNLGPGFVNLGTTGLAAVFTPGYYSADNVWFGSSEGGRITSFQAGSKVDAKAAFAWSHQQFPLVEGTDAGYQCVWNPETGQWDLRWGGSGYFIGMHFASRYSLPRPGHVTFDDGVWFGTQTQGWNRLTGASADHAVGSTDWLGGTGTDTGFVGWFSAGDLIVNRSNTTRFPAAWRAVESGGWSMGLFGPNTPWVTGRQYSPGESVEPTVPNGYVYRALSRGTAGAAEPTPWPTTRGGTIVDNDVTWECVGPQGPSVIEPILSQSELLGVYTVAGSATLTENEAQFERLKLDGAPRRRFRPHPTPPVLPKAGFASSGTPPPTTPPSRPAREIPESSSPPAAPTTSSVTVPPASASCSAPSRVSLRPPERAELAIWGGPQARRP; this is encoded by the coding sequence ATGGTCGGCGTGATCGTCGCGGGTGATGCGGTGTGCGTGGTTGGCTGGGACACTGGGGCGAATCGGGCCGAGGTTGCACGGGCTACCAGGCTGAACCTAGCGACCTCGAAAACCGTGTTCGGCGTGACTGAGGCCGTGAATGGCGGGGCGGGCACCGCAAGTGTTCTCGTGGCCGGAGAGGTTGCGAAACAGGCGGTCACGAGTCTCGGCGCAGGCGGTGCCGGCACCTCTTACGTCGTCGCGACCGACGTGAACGCCGGAACGGCGGCCGACCAATGTCGCCTCATCCGCGTCGAGCGCCCCGACGGCAGCGAATACGTCGTCGGCACCTGCGACGAGGGCGGGAACCTCGCGATCCAGCCGCGCGCCTCCCGCGACACCTCGGCGCGCCTCATGTTCAACGTCAGGAGCTACGGCGTCACCGGCGCTGGCTCCGACGAAACAGCGATTTCGGCTGCCGCTACCGCTGCGGCTGCATCGTCCGGCGGCATTCTCCACTTTCCACCTGGCACCTACGTCACCTCTCCGGCCTCGACGCTCACGATCCCGGCCAACGTACAGGTCTTCTTCGACGAAGGCGCTACGCTCGAGCCGAACGGCGCCTCCGTCACCATCGAGGGTCGCATCCTCGCGCACCCCAACCAGACGCTCTTCGGCGGAACCGGTTTTCGTTCTGCGGTCACTCCGAGCGGTGCGATGCTCCCCGTCGTCACGATCTCCGGCGAGCCCGCTCGCGACTACGACTTCGTCGTCGCCATCGACGCAGGCAATAGCTCCCTGTTTCGCTATTCACTCGATGGCGGCACTTCGTACTTTCCCGCTCCTCCGGCGGCTCCCCTCACCCTCCCCGTCGGCAGCATCTTCACCTTTCCCGCCACCGGCATCACTGCCGCGTTTCCAGCGGGCGTCTACGTGGCCGGCTCGAGCTACACCTGGTCCACGCGGCGTGCCGTATCGGTCGGCCCCGCCTCGTTCCCGAGCTTCAACGTCGTCAATTTCGGCGCCGTCCCGTACGACGCGATCGTCGGCGGAATGACAGACTCCGCGCCGGCTATCCAAGCCTGCATCGACGCCGTCCCCAACCTTCCGGGGTATGCGCTCGGCGCGGTGGTCCACGTCCCCCCGGGGTACTACCGCATCGGCTCCACCCTCGAGATCGGGCGTGGGGTGCTCCTCCGCGGCGCTGGCTCGCATCGCTACGGTGATTACGCTCCCCGAAGCGTGCTCCTCGCGGACGAAGGGGTCACGGCCATTCGGACCTGGCATGGGAGCATGGGCCTACCGGACGACTTTATCGCCGACGGCTGCGCCATCGAGGACTTGATGTGCCAGGCCGTCGGCCATTCCGTCCCCGGGGCGTGCGGCCTCGAGATGTTTACGGCCACCTTCATCAACAGGTGCACGTTCGCTGGCTTTTCTTCCCACGGAATTCGCATCGACACGACCGCCGGCGGATCCGCTTCGAACTGGCAGATCCAGTGGTCGCGGGCGACCGAGAACGGCGGCGACGGGCTCCACACCGTCGGTTTCAATTCGAACGTCGGCCTGGCCATCGGCTTTGACGCCCAGGGCAACAAGGGCTACGGGATCTACGAGGCCTCAGCTCTCGGCTGTACCTACATCTCTTGCCACACCGCCGAAAACCTCAAAGGTGGTTTTTGCGTGGCCCCGGGTCTGCCCGGGGCCTCGACTTTCGTCGGCTGCTACCACGAAGGCGATCAACCTCCGAATGCCTTCGAGGCCAACAATCTCACGGTACTCGGTGGGTTCGGTGAGGCTGGCGAGACCCCGCGGTCCTCCTACTACGGAGGCTACGCCCATCAGGCCCAGCCCGTCACCTTCGTATCGACGACCGGCCCAGCACTGACCGCCCAAGGGACGAACCCGCCCACCCTGCGCCTTCGCGGGTACCTCATCGAGCCCTACGCCGCCGTTCGCATCGAGGTCACCACGGCCGGCTACCCCGATGGCAAGAACGCCTGGGGCGAAGCCGCTGGCGCCTCCGCCGAATACCGATGGTCCATCGACGACGGCACCACCTGGAACGGGCCGTTTCCCATCCCGCCGACGCACGACGCGTACAACCTCGGTCCCGGCTTCGTCAACCTCGGCACCACCGGTCTCGCTGCCGTCTTCACCCCGGGATACTACTCCGCCGACAACGTGTGGTTCGGCTCCTCCGAAGGTGGTCGGATCACCTCGTTCCAGGCCGGGTCCAAGGTCGACGCCAAAGCCGCATTCGCCTGGTCACACCAGCAGTTCCCGTTGGTTGAGGGTACCGACGCAGGCTATCAGTGCGTCTGGAACCCGGAGACCGGCCAGTGGGATCTTCGCTGGGGCGGAAGTGGCTACTTTATCGGCATGCACTTCGCGAGCCGCTACAGCCTGCCGCGGCCGGGGCATGTCACCTTCGACGACGGCGTCTGGTTCGGCACGCAAACACAAGGGTGGAACCGGCTCACCGGTGCATCTGCCGATCACGCTGTCGGCAGCACGGACTGGCTCGGGGGCACGGGCACGGATACGGGCTTCGTCGGCTGGTTCAGCGCCGGAGACCTCATTGTCAATCGCTCCAACACGACGCGTTTCCCGGCCGCCTGGCGCGCCGTCGAGTCCGGCGGTTGGTCCATGGGCCTCTTTGGGCCCAACACGCCGTGGGTCACCGGCAGGCAGTATTCTCCGGGCGAGTCCGTCGAGCCTACCGTCCCGAACGGGTACGTTTACCGCGCCCTCTCTCGCGGAACCGCCGGCGCTGCCGAGCCTACTCCTTGGCCGACCACTCGTGGCGGAACCATCGTCGACAACGACGTCACCTGGGAGTGCGTCGGCCCCCAAGGCCCCTCCGTCATCGAGCCCATTCTCTCCCAGTCCGAGCTCCTGGGCGTCTACACCGTCGCGGGGTCTGCCACCCTCACCGAGAACGAGGCTCAGTTCGAGCGGCTCAAGCTCGACGGCGCCCCCCGGCGCCGCTTTCGACCTCACCCTACCCCCCCGGTCCTGCCGAAGGCTGGCTTCGCGTCGTCTGGAACGCCACCGCCGACGACGCCACCATCAAGGCCAGCGCGGGAGATCCCGGAATCGTCGTCCCCGCCGGCAGCGCCTACCACCTCCTCAGTGACGGTGCCGCCTGCGTCCGCGTCATGTAGCGCTCCTTCGCGCGTCTCTCTGCGTCCCCCTGAGCGAGCGGAGCTCGCGATTTGGGGGGGACCGCAGGCGCGCAGGCCGTAG